The Anaerobranca californiensis DSM 14826 region AGAAGGTGACCATTGGCTAAAAGACAAATTTGACGCTTTAGTAAGAGGACTTGTAAATAAACTAGAAAAAGTTAGGGATTTAGACCCTATCACAGAGGAAATATCCCTTCATGAACACGTTGATAGAGTGACTTTAGATGATGTTAACTTAGGAAAAGGGGAAGCTCGAATTGTTATTGAATGTCCTGACGAATTGTTCTATAAAGTGACATCAGAGAAAACCGGTCTTGAATTAACTGGTCCGGAAGATCTACTTCAACAGTTACAAGAACTAGTGAAAATCAAAAAAGAATATAGCTATATCAAAGATGCTTTAGAAGAAGCTAAGGCTACTGGTTATGGAGTTGTTCCACCACTATTAGAAGAAATGACTTTAGATCAGCCAGAAATCATCAGACATGGAAGCCGGTTTGGTGTTAAATTACGGGCTAGTGCACCATCCATCCATATGATAAGGGTAGATGTGGAATCAGAATATGCCCCTATTGTAGGTAGTGAAAAACAAAGTGAAGACCTAGCCAATTATATTATTGAGGAGTTTGAAGATAATCCAGATAAAATTTGGGAATCCCATATCTTTGGTAAATCCCTTTATGACTTAGTTAAAGATGGTATCCAAAATAAACTTAACAATATGCCGCCAAGTGCTAGGGAAAAATTACAAGAAACCCTTGAAAAAATCATCAATGAAGGAAGCGGTGGCTTAATAGCAATAATTTTATAAAAAAAAAAGCCCTATGATAAGGGCTTTTTTTGTATTCACCTAGTTAAATCACAAAAAAATATTGACAAATACAAAGGAATTGTGTAATATAATTAATGTTCTAAGTTTGGTGTCGGACTGTGGCGCAGCTTGGTAGCGCACTACGCTGGGGGTGTAGGGGTCGCAGGTTCAAATCCTGTCAGTCCGACCATTAAATTAAATTCAATATTAATAACTGTTGAACCCTTGATTTCAAGGGTTTTTTTGTGTTTTGGGGGAAGTGTTCTTATGAGACACTTCCCCCTGCTATTGAAATAACCCGATCATAAGATTCTTTTGTATCATTAAAAAGGATATGACTTACATTAATCACAGTGATGTTTTCTAAAGCTAATAAAGTTTTTTCAATTTCCTTTGCTACTTTTTCATCAAGGCTAGCAAATGCTTCATCTAAAAAGATAATATCCTTATTAGCAAGAAGGCTTCTAGCAATAGCTATTCTGCTTTTTTCGCCACCGGAAATATTTTTACCGTTATCGTAAATCATTGTATCTAATTTATTTGGCAATTCTTCTACAAACTGGGTAAGGCCTGCCCTTTGGATAGCTAAATTGATCTCTTCATCACTATAATCTTTATAAAGGGTCAAATTGTTTCTCAATGTATCTTCAAAGAGAAAAATTTGCTGCTCCACATTTGCAATAATATTGAAATAGCTCTCTTTAGTTATATCTTTTAAATCTAAATTATCAACAGTTATTACTCCTTTAGAAGGAAGAAAATATTTACGTAATAGTTTCAATAAAGTTGATTTTCCACCACCACTAGGGCCAACAATTAAGTATTTTCCACCTTTCTTAAATTTTAAGTTGATATTTTTTAAGATTAGTATGTCATCATATCCAAAGGAAACATCCTTTAATTCTATTCCTTCATTAAAAGAAGTAAGTTCAATATTCTCCTCATATTGATTATTATTCTTAAGTATTTTTTCCATATTTTCAAAGAGGGATTTTACGGAAAAGATTTTTGGAAGCCACTCCGATACTTGCATCAGAGGATGGATAATTTTTTCCATATTATTGATTATTAGAACAACGCCACCTGTAGTCATACGACCCTTAATAGCCATAAAGACTACTACACCGGCAATACCGAAGAAAGAGAGATTTACAGTAAAGTTTTGGATTGCCAAGAAAAAAGTATATATTTTATCAATAATATAACCTTTATACTGAATATCTTTACTTTTGTTATAGAAATTTTCCTTAACTTTAGAACTAAGATTATTGGCTTTAATTATTGAGAATGCTCCGAGAACTTCTTTAATATAGGAAGTATATCCTTCGAAAAGTTTAGACCTTTGAACTTGATGTCTTTGAAGAGGTTTACTCAAAAACATTGTTAAAATAGTACTAAATAAAGTAATGAAAATCGCTAACAACAAGGCAAAGGGGCTGACAGAGTAAATAACGATTACTGCAACTAGGAAAGAGATAACATTCATACAAATTTGGAATATCCCTTCAATATAATTATTTTCAATTATATTCATATCATTAGTCATCGCTGAAATATATAAACCATTATTATCCCTTTGAAATTCACTGATATTCTTTTTAAAAACCCTATCCATAAAGGTAAATTTAAGAGAGGACAGTGTTTTATATTTATACAAACCCTTTGCAAAGGATAAAGCGAGATTAATAGGTAACAACAAAATAGCTAATAAAACTAAAATTTTTGCTTCATTAAAAAATAGCATTTTATCTCCTGCCAATGCAGTATCAACGACCCTCATCATATAAATCGATATAAATCCTTCAACAGTAGAAGAAGCAGCACCGATTAAAATAGCTAAAAACAAAAATGGCCATTTCCTTAATATTGATTTTTTCATACGGCAATTTCCCCCTGAAAATATTCTTCACCGGTATACTTATTGATTTTCCCATTGACTATTTCTAGTACATAGTCGTATTTTTCTGTTATTCCTTTATAGTAGCGATGGGAAATAGCTATAACGGTACTATCTAAAGAAAGAATAGTATTCTCAATACTTCTTCCTAATTCTTCATTTAAACTGGAAGTACCTTCATCGACAAACAAAATCTTTGAATCTTTAATAATCGCCCTTGCTATTGAGATTCGCTGTCTTTCACCACCGGACAAATTTTTGCCATTTTCTAAAATTGTTTCATTTAAACCTAAGCCCTTTTTACTTATAACATCTTTTAAACCTGCGGCATCAATAGCTTTAAGAATTTTTTCTTCATCATACTCTTTATAAAGGGTAATATTATTAATTATGGTATCCTCAAATAAGAAAACATCTTGATAGATAAAACCGACATTTTGGTTTAAACTATCTTCATTTATCTCTTTGTAATCGATACCATCAACGGTGATTTTTCCTTGATAATCATCATAAATTTTAGAAAGCAATTTAATAAGGGTAGACTTACCAGCTCCACTAGCACCTTTAATTAAGTATTTTTTTCCTTTTTCGATGGTAAAACTCACACCCCGAAAAACATCTTTACCTTCATAACTAAAATATAAATCTTTAACTTCAATCTTTGATTGGAAGGAGAAATCTTTATCTCCTGCAGGGATTTGAACCATATCCTCATCTGACTTAGTTATTTTATTGTAAATATTGACTGAAGATTTGAGTTCATTCAACAATGGTAATAAACGAACCATACTCCAAACGGAATTATTTGAAAGTTGAAACATAAATACCAGTCTAGTAAGGGACATATCAGAAGTATGGAGGTTTAACAAATACAATAATATAGAGACAACTACTAAATGTCCCATTAAGTTACTAAGCCTAACTTGCCCTTCAGTAAAAACAGTATAATTGTATTTCTTTTTTTCTAAATTTTTAATTTTAAGTAGTGTTTTTTGTAGGAATTTATCTTCTATATTGTTTAATTTTAAGATTTCTAAGCCATTAAAGGTATTGGAAATATCAATTGAAAACTCTTCGTTACTATTAGAAACCTCTTCTTGCAGTTCAACAGTTTTCTTCTCAAACAATTTAATAATCAAAAGTAAAAGTAGAGAAATAAATAGTATACCCATTGCAAACAAAAAGTCCATAAAGGCAAGGATGATTATTACAACAGCAAAAGTACCACCGGTATAAATAACATTTATTAATTTTAGGAAAAAATTGTTTTCAAAGATATTAATATCATTGATTAAGTTAGATATATATGAGTCCTTTGATTTCATATTAAAGGTTTTATAGGATGACTTAATAATTTTATCAAAAGCCTTTTCTCTAACATCTAACAAAGTATCCCGCATAAAAGAAATTCTCATAAAACGGGAGATAATATAAAGAACAGAACCTAATGTAATGGAACCTATGGATATAAGTACAACCTTAGTGAAGTGTTCTACAGTGGCAATTTCAATACTTCCTATCATCAAAGCTAAAGCAAAATTTATTATTAACTGATCTACAATTGGTATCATGCAAGCTAGAAGGTATAAAGCAAATCTAAATCTTCTCTTTAATAAAAGTTCCTTCACAATTCTCACCATCCAATCTTTTAAAAATTTAATTACGAAATTAAATATTAAGAAGTTTAATTCAATTATACTAAAAATTTTAAAATAATCAAGAGATTTTTTAATAATTTTACTTATATATTCAATAATTTTAAGATATAAATTGAAATTGTTGAAGTGGTCAAATTAAATCCCCATTTAGCATACAAAGAGTAAAATTATTAATAATTAATTTTAAAAAAGTCTTGACTTAAAGATATAAAAAGTATATAATTTATATTGCTGTGAGTGATAAATATCTTTTATGCGGGTGTAGCTCAATGGTAGAGCTCTAGCCTTCCAAGCTAGCTACGTGGGTTCGATTCCCATCACCCGCTCCAATTTTATTTTAATTAAAGAATATGGCGGCATAGCTCAGTTGGCTAGAGCATACGGTTCATACCCGTAGTGTCCGGGGTTCAAATCCCTGTGCCGCCACCAATAGGAAATTACATCCCTTAAGGGATGTTTTTTATTTTTATAACATAAATGTATGTAAAGGGAATACATTTATATAGGGGGTGATATAATGGCCGAGGAAATTTTAAAAAGGCTAACTTTACCTGTGAGGAAAAAAACGGAACGAATTTTAAAACTTAATGAAGAAAAAAAGGAAATTAGTAATAAAATATTTATCTCTGGAATTCTCTTATTTATATCATCTATATACATAATTTTAAACAGCATGATATATTTTAATGCCCTAGTCCCATTGTATGTCTTTGGATACATCGAACCCATTAGGGGATTAAAAATATTAGATAAATTTTTTTTGATAACTTTAATTTGTATTAGTACCTATTTATATTTTATAAGCCAAAAAAATAAAAGTATAATCAATCAATTTGAAAACCTAAGGATAAGTTTAATGAAAGATATAGGAACCTCTTTTTGCCTTTGTGATTTTGAATGTAAATGTAAAGATTACTTTGGTGGAAGAGATATTAAAGAAATATACCTAGAAATGATGGAGGGAGAGGGAATAGATTTAATAATCTAAAATTAAAATAAAAAGAGTCCCTAAAATCTAGAAGGGACTTTTATTTTTCGCAAAAAATGGTAAAATATATTTAAAATAAACAAAGGGGAGGTTTAAATGAAAAAGGTTTATATATATACCGATGGAGCATGTTCTGGAAATCCTGGACCTGGAGGATATGGAACAATATTAAAGTATAATCAACATATCAAAGAATTATCAGAAGGATACAAACTCACTACTAATAACCGAATGGAGCTACTGGCAGTTATTAAGGGATTAGAAGCTTTAAAAGAACCTTGTGAAGTAACTATTTACTCAGATTCTAAATACATAGTAGATGCCATAAATCAAAAATGGGTATATAAATGGAAAAACCAAGGATGGATGCGAAACAGTAAAGAAAAGGCTTTAAATTCTGACCTTTGGGAAAGACTTTTACAATTGATGGAACCCCATAAAACCCAATTTCTCTGGGTAAAAGGTCACTCAGGTCATCCTGAAAATGAAAGATGTGATTTTTTAGCTACAGAAGCCATTAAAAAACCACACCTTTTAGATGATGAAGAATTTATGAAAGAAAGATCTGTGGAAGACGGTTTATTTTAAACCTAATTTTCTTTCAAAATCTTTTACCATATTAGTATATTTTAAAATAGCCTCTTGACTAGTTTCCCTGTTTTCATATTCTTCTACCATTTCATGAAACTTTTCTAAAGTTTCAGGCTTAAGTTGTTTTTCTGCGAATCTTCTATTTTTATTTTATTATACACCTTATTTTCTTTTTCTATTATGATATTTATCACAATTTTACCTTTGATAAATAAAAAAACTTATTGAGGAGGAGTTTAAATGGATTATTTAGAAAAAACCCTTTACAATTATGAAACTTATGTAAATCCTGCCATGGCTAGGCTATTTCGCTTTATGGGTCTGGCCACTATCGAAGAAAAAGCTGAAGGAATATACATAATAGACAATAATGGTAAAAAATACATAGATTGTATCGGTGGGTATGGGTCTATTAACTTAGGCCATTGTAACAGAGAAGTTATTGATGCATGTAAAGAACAGATGGACAAAATGCCCCTATCTTCTAAAGTCCTCATCAACTCAAAACTTGCAGAACTTTGTGCATTACTTGGGGAAATTACTCCAGAAGGCTTGCAATACTCCTTTATTTGCAACAGTGGTGCAGAAGCGGTGGAAGGGGCTTTAAAATTAGCTAAAATAGCTACTGGAAAAAGTGAAATTATTGCAACAAAAGGTGGTTTTCATGGAAAAACCTTAGGCTCTTTAAGTGCTACCGGTAGAGAACTTTTTAGAAAACCCTTTGAACCTCTCTTGCCAGGTTTTAAACACGTGCCCTTTGGTGATTTAAAGGCTATAGAAGAAGCTATAACCCCAGATACTGCAGCGGTAATCATTGAAATCATTCAAGGAGAAGGGGGAGTTATTGTACCACCTGAAGGATATATTGTTGGTTTAAGGGAATTATGTACCCAAAAAGGAGTATTATTGATAGTAGATGAGGTACAAACAGGGATGGGTAGAACAGGAAAAATGTTTGCTTGCGAACATTTTAATATAACTCCCGATATCCTTTGCCTTGCCAAGGCATTAGGGGGAGGGGTAATGCCAATAGGTGCCTTTATTTCTACTGAGAAACTGTGGGAAAAATTCATTGAAGCTCCTCTACTACATACATCTACCTTTGGAGGTAACCCACTAGCCTGTACAGCAGCTATTAAAACAATTGAAATACTCAAACGGGATAATATCGTAGAAAAGGTTTGGGAAAAAGGCCAATATTTTATCAACAGACTTTTAAAACTCCAAGAAAAATATCCTAATGTTATTAAAGAAGTTAGGGGAATGGGACTCCTCATTGGTTTAGAATTTAGTAAAGAAGGTATTGGTGGTATGCTGATGTCAGAAGTTATTGATAGGGGGCTTTTAGTAGCTTATACTTTAAATAACGAAAAGATTATCCGGATTGAGCCACCATTAATTATAACTAAAGAGGAAATAGACAAAGTAGTGGAGATTTTAGATGAGGCTTTTGCCACTGTAGCGATGTTTGTGGAAGAACTATAGAGTTTAGGAGGGATAAAAAAATGCCATTTGTAGAAACTAGTATTACAATTAAAGGAAATATAGAGGAGATTTATCCAATAGTCAAAGATATGGAAAGCTATCCTAATTTCATGGAAAGTGTGAAATCAGTTAAGGTAATAGAAAGGGTAGGCAATACTACATTAACGAAATGGGAAACAGAACTTAAAGGAAAACCATTCAATTGGGTGGAAAAGGATACCTTTTATGATGAAGAATACAAAATCGAATATCAATTGGTTTCGGGAGATTTAAAGAAATTTGAAGGTCAATGGACATTAACACAGACAGAAAATGGGGTAGAAATCCACTTAACTGTAGACTTTGAATTTGGTGTTCCAATGATAGCTTCACTACTGAATCCTATAGCTAAATTGATCATTAAACAAAATTGTGATTCTATGCTTGCCGCCATTAAACAACAAATAGAAGGTTAAGTTTGTCTTAAACTGTCGGAAAAAATAAAAAAATTTGTATTGCCCAGAAAAAGAGGGATGGTGATTGTTATGGAGAAAACCTTTGTGATGATCAAACCCGATGGTGTCAAAAGGGGACTTGTTGGAGAAATAATAAAGAGGTTTGAAAGAAAAGGTTATATCATTAAAGAACTGAAAATGATGACTATACCAGAAGACAAAGCTAAAGAACATTATAGACAGCACCAACAAAAACCTTTTTTTGATCAGTTAATTCAATATATTACCTCAGGGCCAGTAGTAGGGATGATCTTAGAGGGAGAAGATTGTATTTCAGGGGTACGGACCATTGTTGGCAGTACTGACCCAGCAAAAGCTGCTCCTGGTACCATTAGGGCAGATTATGCCACTAACATCCGTTACAATGTTATCCATGCCTCTGACTCCCCAGAAAGTGCCCAGCGGGAAATAGATTTATTTTTCAATTAGTATATTAGCAGGAATTCCTGTTATTTTGCCGAATTAGATATTAAACAAAATAACAGGAGGAGTACCAATGTTATCAGAACAAAAATATGGAGAATTCTTAGAAAAAATCTACAAAAAAACAGGACTAAATCTTAACCATTACAAAGAAAAGCAGATGAAAAGAAGGATTGATTCACTAGTTCAAAAGTACAATAAAAATACTTATGAAGATTACTATAATTTAATTTCAGGAAACAGGGAACTTTTCGATGAGTTCATGGATAAAGTGACTATAAATGTCTCGGAGTTTTTCCGCAACCCAGACAGATGGGAAGTTTTAAAGAAAGAGATAATTCCCATCTTGCGACAATATAATAAAGGGAAGCTGAAGGTATGGAGTGCAGCCTGTTCTACCGGTCAAGAACCATACTCCCTAGCCATGCTTTTAACTAATTTAGAGATTCCCCACGAAATCTTAGCGACAGACTTAGACAAAAAAGTTTTAAGTAAAGCTAAAGAAGGGAAATATGATCTTAAAGAACTTTCCGGTATACCTGAAATTTACCACCAATATTTAATTAAAGAAAAAGACCAATTTAGAATTAATCCCAGTATTAAAACTAATATCACTTTTAAAGAACATAACCTCTTAACTAGTGATTATCCAAAGGGATTTGATTTAATCCTTTGTAGAAATGTCTTAATTTATTTTAAAGAAGAAATTAAAAAAGAAATTTATAGTCAATTTAATCAATCGTTAAACAGAGGGGGAGTATTATTTGTAGGAAGTACAGAACAAATTTTCTTCCCACAAAAATTAGGGTTTAAATCAATACAAACTTTTTTTTATCAAAAAATAGAATAAAAAAACCACCTAACAAGGTGGGATGAATGGTGTTGGTGTTGTATCAACACCATTTAATTAATTTATTAAATAAAAAAAGACCTTAATTTAGGTCTTGGATTCAAAATGGTGAGCCATCCGCGACTCGAACGCGGGACACCCTGATTAAAAGTCAGGTGCTCTACCGACTGAGCTAATGGCTCATAGTGGCTGGGGTAGTAGGACTCGAACCTACGAATGCGGGAGTCAAAGTCCCGTGCCTTACCGACTTGGCTATACCCCAAAATTAAATGGTGGAGAGGACTGGATTCGAACCAGTGAAGGCGGAGCCAGCAGATTTACAGTCTGCCCCCTTTGGCCAACTCGGGAACCTCTCCATGTTAAGAAAAATGGAGCCGACGATGGGACTCGAACCCGCAACCTGCTGATTACAAGTCAGCTGCTCTGCCAATTGAGCTACGTCGGCATATTTAAAGTGGCGGAGCTGACGGGATTCGAACCCGCGATCTCCTGCGTGACAGGCAGGCATGTTAGGCCTCTACACCACAGCTCCATGGTCGGGGCGAAAGGATTTGAACCTTCGACCCTCTGGTCCCAAACCAGATGCGCTACCAAGCTGCGCTACGCCCCGACAACATTAACAAGTATAATACAACATAAAATTTAAGTCAAGTGTTTTTTTGAAAAAAATTAAAAGTTTTTTATAGCATCCCAGAAATTGGACCACATATCTCTATCAAATAAAGATGTAAAATTACCTAGATTATCTTTAGTAATTAAATAAATTCCTATCTGTAGACCAATAATAAAAAGGAGAGCTGCCATCACTGGAAACCAAGTATATTTTAAAAATTTAACAGTTCCTTGGCTAACTACAACTTTAACTTTTTTAGGCTTTCTCTTTACTCCTCCCTTTTCAATCTTTGTTCTCATACGATCCATTATACCCACACCTCCTAACATTTAAATTATACATTACAATAATTATCTATTACAAGAAATAATTTATTAAGGGGTAAAAACAGATGAAAAAATTTTGTTCTATCATAATTTTAGCCTTTTTATTAAATCTAAGTACAGAGTATATTGAAAGAGAAGAGATACCTAAAGATTTAGGTTTAAATGTTCTGGAAATTTACAACTATAGAGAAAAAATACTGATATTTTTCGATGGTTATCATCAAAGTGGTGTGATTTATCTAGGGGATTATAAAGATATCCAGCAAATTTACGATTTTAGTGATTTTGACTTTATATTAGTTAAGGATAATACCAGTGATGTCAAAAACCTCAATTTCCACTATATAGGAGAAATAACTAATATAGAATTACAAGATGAAGATAATAATCTAGTTATTATCGATGAAAATACCATATATTTTGAATTAAAAAGATTTAAGTTTATTATATCTAATGATTTAGGGCCACTAGAACACCTTTATAAATATGATCCCCAATTTTTTATACTTAATCAAATGTCAGATATATCAAAGGTATTAGAAAGTTTTAGTATAGAACATATTTATCTAGTTACCGAAGAGTATCCTTCAGAAGATTTTCCTTTAGTTTCTGTAATACCTAAGGGATATTATGTACAATTTATTTGCAATGACAGTTCATATAAACATCAATTTAAGATTTATTAAAATAAAAACCCCTACCCTTGGTATTTTTTATGAAAATTTTAATAGAAATTTAGTAAATAAAAATATAAGGTGGGGGATTATAAAAATGATTTTAAAACTATTAAATGAATATGAGTTAAGAATTGCAGAACATGATCAGTACTTAGTGGTTTTTTTTAAACAAAACCCAGATGTAATAATTGGTCGTTTAAAAGTAAAAAATAGTTTTGAAAGGGAAGAACAAAAAGAACGCTTTAAACTAATGCCTGCAGATTTGGTAGATGACCGAATTCTCAGCCTCTTTGATGGAATTTTATATACAGGGGGAATAATATCTCCAGTAAGATGTATGTATTGTCATAAAAAGCTTTATTTTGATGAATACACCTTAAAAGACAACTATACTATAGAATGTTGTTATTGTCATAATAAAAATAAAATTCAATTCTGTAATTCAATTAGTGATATTATACTATAAAAATAGGGAATAAAAAATTCGGAAGGGAATCCCCTTCCGGTAAAAATTATAATTTCCCGTTTTCCATTAAATATTTTTCCGCATTTCTAATCATTACCTTAACCATAGCACCACCAATTTTACCGCCAATTTTCCCACATTCGTAGGAAGTCATATTGGCCCAACCTTGTGTTTCAATTTTATTTTTAATTCCTAATTGTTCAGCTATTTCATATTTAAATTGATCTAGTATTTCTTCTGACATAATTTTATTTCTCTTAGCCATAAATATCACCTCCTTTACTATTAGTTTTAGCATTAAATTATTTGCTATGTTAGTATTTCTTTCTATAATAACTGAAGTCTGCCATTTAATTTAAATAGGTGGAGTTTTTTTATTCTCCACCTATTTTTATCAGCATTTTCAGAATTTGTAAATTAACGTCCCATCCTTGGAGTAATATCTCTAATTATTTGAGCTATTTCATCTAAGGATTCACTAATTGGTCTACCTTGTTGAATATTCCTTGAAATGTTTTCAATCCTATTAGTAATTTCAGGATCTGTTGTAACTAAGGCTTCACTGATTTCTGGGAATTCCCGTTCCACTTTATCTGCTATTTGTCTTTTCATTTGTTGTCCAGCAGCATTATCCCTATTTCTTGCCTGTTGTTCATTTCCACCTTCCATTCTTATACCAATTAAAGCCATATTTCCCATAACTACTGCAGTGGCCCTATCCACATTTTCCATCCTTGTTACCATTTGGGCTATCCTTTCAGCTGTATCATCAGCCCTGTTGTTTGCCCTGGGAGCAGGTGTAGGGGCTGGAGCAGGAGCTGGAGCTGGTGGTGCTGGCCTCATATTAGGTGCTGGTGGAACATTAGGATTGTATGGAGATGGATTTACTGGTGGTCTATATGGATCTGGAGTTTGGTCAGGGGGGACATTAGGAGCTGGAACTGGGCTAGGTGCTGGGGCAGGACTTGGTGCCCTTCTACATCCTAC contains the following coding sequences:
- a CDS encoding ABC transporter ATP-binding protein: MKKSILRKWPFLFLAILIGAASSTVEGFISIYMMRVVDTALAGDKMLFFNEAKILVLLAILLLPINLALSFAKGLYKYKTLSSLKFTFMDRVFKKNISEFQRDNNGLYISAMTNDMNIIENNYIEGIFQICMNVISFLVAVIVIYSVSPFALLLAIFITLFSTILTMFLSKPLQRHQVQRSKLFEGYTSYIKEVLGAFSIIKANNLSSKVKENFYNKSKDIQYKGYIIDKIYTFFLAIQNFTVNLSFFGIAGVVVFMAIKGRMTTGGVVLIINNMEKIIHPLMQVSEWLPKIFSVKSLFENMEKILKNNNQYEENIELTSFNEGIELKDVSFGYDDILILKNINLKFKKGGKYLIVGPSGGGKSTLLKLLRKYFLPSKGVITVDNLDLKDITKESYFNIIANVEQQIFLFEDTLRNNLTLYKDYSDEEINLAIQRAGLTQFVEELPNKLDTMIYDNGKNISGGEKSRIAIARSLLANKDIIFLDEAFASLDEKVAKEIEKTLLALENITVINVSHILFNDTKESYDRVISIAGGSVS
- a CDS encoding ABC transporter ATP-binding protein, with protein sequence MKELLLKRRFRFALYLLACMIPIVDQLIINFALALMIGSIEIATVEHFTKVVLISIGSITLGSVLYIISRFMRISFMRDTLLDVREKAFDKIIKSSYKTFNMKSKDSYISNLINDINIFENNFFLKLINVIYTGGTFAVVIIILAFMDFLFAMGILFISLLLLLIIKLFEKKTVELQEEVSNSNEEFSIDISNTFNGLEILKLNNIEDKFLQKTLLKIKNLEKKKYNYTVFTEGQVRLSNLMGHLVVVSILLYLLNLHTSDMSLTRLVFMFQLSNNSVWSMVRLLPLLNELKSSVNIYNKITKSDEDMVQIPAGDKDFSFQSKIEVKDLYFSYEGKDVFRGVSFTIEKGKKYLIKGASGAGKSTLIKLLSKIYDDYQGKITVDGIDYKEINEDSLNQNVGFIYQDVFLFEDTIINNITLYKEYDEEKILKAIDAAGLKDVISKKGLGLNETILENGKNLSGGERQRISIARAIIKDSKILFVDEGTSSLNEELGRSIENTILSLDSTVIAISHRYYKGITEKYDYVLEIVNGKINKYTGEEYFQGEIAV
- the rnhA gene encoding ribonuclease HI → MKKVYIYTDGACSGNPGPGGYGTILKYNQHIKELSEGYKLTTNNRMELLAVIKGLEALKEPCEVTIYSDSKYIVDAINQKWVYKWKNQGWMRNSKEKALNSDLWERLLQLMEPHKTQFLWVKGHSGHPENERCDFLATEAIKKPHLLDDEEFMKERSVEDGLF
- a CDS encoding aspartate aminotransferase family protein; amino-acid sequence: MDYLEKTLYNYETYVNPAMARLFRFMGLATIEEKAEGIYIIDNNGKKYIDCIGGYGSINLGHCNREVIDACKEQMDKMPLSSKVLINSKLAELCALLGEITPEGLQYSFICNSGAEAVEGALKLAKIATGKSEIIATKGGFHGKTLGSLSATGRELFRKPFEPLLPGFKHVPFGDLKAIEEAITPDTAAVIIEIIQGEGGVIVPPEGYIVGLRELCTQKGVLLIVDEVQTGMGRTGKMFACEHFNITPDILCLAKALGGGVMPIGAFISTEKLWEKFIEAPLLHTSTFGGNPLACTAAIKTIEILKRDNIVEKVWEKGQYFINRLLKLQEKYPNVIKEVRGMGLLIGLEFSKEGIGGMLMSEVIDRGLLVAYTLNNEKIIRIEPPLIITKEEIDKVVEILDEAFATVAMFVEEL
- a CDS encoding type II toxin-antitoxin system RatA family toxin translates to MPFVETSITIKGNIEEIYPIVKDMESYPNFMESVKSVKVIERVGNTTLTKWETELKGKPFNWVEKDTFYDEEYKIEYQLVSGDLKKFEGQWTLTQTENGVEIHLTVDFEFGVPMIASLLNPIAKLIIKQNCDSMLAAIKQQIEG
- the ndk gene encoding nucleoside-diphosphate kinase; translation: MEKTFVMIKPDGVKRGLVGEIIKRFERKGYIIKELKMMTIPEDKAKEHYRQHQQKPFFDQLIQYITSGPVVGMILEGEDCISGVRTIVGSTDPAKAAPGTIRADYATNIRYNVIHASDSPESAQREIDLFFN
- a CDS encoding CheR family methyltransferase, translated to MLSEQKYGEFLEKIYKKTGLNLNHYKEKQMKRRIDSLVQKYNKNTYEDYYNLISGNRELFDEFMDKVTINVSEFFRNPDRWEVLKKEIIPILRQYNKGKLKVWSAACSTGQEPYSLAMLLTNLEIPHEILATDLDKKVLSKAKEGKYDLKELSGIPEIYHQYLIKEKDQFRINPSIKTNITFKEHNLLTSDYPKGFDLILCRNVLIYFKEEIKKEIYSQFNQSLNRGGVLFVGSTEQIFFPQKLGFKSIQTFFYQKIE
- a CDS encoding small, acid-soluble spore protein, alpha/beta type: MAKRNKIMSEEILDQFKYEIAEQLGIKNKIETQGWANMTSYECGKIGGKIGGAMVKVMIRNAEKYLMENGKL
- a CDS encoding YhcN/YlaJ family sporulation lipoprotein, whose translation is MNKTKFYLVGLLVFVMLFTIVGCRRAPSPAPAPSPVPAPNVPPDQTPDPYRPPVNPSPYNPNVPPAPNMRPAPPAPAPAPAPTPAPRANNRADDTAERIAQMVTRMENVDRATAVVMGNMALIGIRMEGGNEQQARNRDNAAGQQMKRQIADKVEREFPEISEALVTTDPEITNRIENISRNIQQGRPISESLDEIAQIIRDITPRMGR